DNA sequence from the Alkaliphilus metalliredigens QYMF genome:
AATCCTCTGTTTGCCCGACATTCACACAGGCCGCGATGACCTCATAGCCATAGGTTTCTTCTAACCATTTAAGTATCACGGAAGTGTCTAAGCCTCCAGAATAAGCTAATACAACTTTTTTCTTGTTTTTTGTTTCCATATTGAAAACCTCCTCGACTTTATCTTAAATCCTATTATAACAAAAAAATAGAATTATGCAATATAAATATGCAAATTAATTAATAAATATACATAAAAAATAAATAATATGTCATGAAATAAAAAAAAACACCTAATTGATCTAGGTCAATAGAGAAACCTAGGACAAAAAGACGTTTTAAAATTTATGAATTTACTGGATATCATTACGTAACCAGACGAATTCCCCCTCGGAACTTTACTTTCCAATAGCCGTGGATTGAGCTGATTTTAAACCCTCTCGTCAGCATCACATGGGCAAATTCATTGGAGTTGATCATGATTCCTGTATGAGTCACAACACCTCTGTTGATCGCAAAATATACTAGATCTAAAGTCTGGAGAGACTCGAAAGGAACAGATTCTCCATCTAGACTCTGTAATCCTCTTAAATATCTCTCGGGATCATATCGATACCAGTTAGATTTAACATCAAAGCCATCTCCTGAGGGAAGGTCGATCCCAAATTCTTTGTAAACCAGAATCAAAAATCCCAAGCAATCTAGTCCTTCTTCTAAAGAGCGGCCATTATGTCGGAATCGTGCATATCTAAAATTTTCAACTAAAGAATTTAATTTATCTTCGTCATATTTTGTTATCATATAATCATCCCTTTTATTATTAAAGTTTTTTTACAAATTTTATTCTAGATTAATTCTCATTCTAGTTTATGAAAATGAGAGACAATTGGTGTTTTATAAAAAAATTCACCACGGATATGCTTAAATATGAAAAGGGAAGAAGGAACATGTTTTTCAAGCTATTGCCATTGCCAATGCCGATACAGTATTTCAAGAGGGAGGATCCATTATTCATCATTTAGTTGAAGGATTAGAAATACATCGAAGGTAAATAATTAATAAACATTTAATAATTTGTTTAATCACAGTTCATAAATATAAATTATAATAGTAGTATACAGGAAACTTAATTTAGCACGAATGGATAGGATGCATAATAGATAAAAAAAGGTGCAACACATTAGAAAAGAGGATTAACCTATGACCATTAAGTGGAGACTGAGAATTTCATACATTGCTATGCTGATCATTCCATGTATACTCATGCTGATTGGAGGATGGCTCCTTAGTGAAGTGCTGGATTATGGTGGGAATTATGAGCTTTTAGAAAATCATAATCCCCTAGAGAAAACCTTAGATATAAGCCAACAGATGCTAGGTGTCATTAATAGACAAATACTAGAGGATCCTGACCAGTTAGCTAATCAGGATTATATTAAACAGTTAGAAAGTGGGGTTGCCCTCAGTAATGCAGGTATGATTATTAGAAAGGATGACGAAATCATTCATGTGCCGGAATTTTTAGAGGAAAGAAAAAATGAGATTACATTACTCCCCTTTAAAGGCGAAGGAATACAGGGCGAATCTATTTTAGGTAATCCCAAAGAGATGATCCAGATGCGACTGTATGATTTTTATTTTTCCGATAGTAGTGAAGGAAGTGTGTATTTAGTGGTAAACACACTGCCGCTGAGAGCAGGACTGCTAAAACTCCGAAAGCTATTCACAATCTTCTCATTACTTGCCTTGGGATTGACCAATGGAATTTTAACTATTTTAGTCTATAGAAGTATTATTACTCCTTTGAAGGAATTGCAATATGCTTCTAATGAAATTAGGGAAGGCAATTTAGACTATACAATTGATAACCACTTTCACGATGAGTTTGGAGAAGCCATTAAATCCTTTGAGGGAATGCGGGGAAAATTAAAGGAATCTTTAGAAAGTCAGCAACAGTATGAGGAAAACCGTAAAATATTAATTTCAAATATCTCTCATGATTTAAAAACACCAATCACATCGATCAAAGGATATATTGAAGGAATTAAGGATGGTGTGGCAGATACTCCGGAAAAGATGGATAAATATATAGGAACCATCTATAAAAAAGCAGAAGATATGGATCACTTGATTGAGAATTTATTTCTTTTGTCAAAGCTAGATCTACAAAAGCTTCCCTTTGATTTTAAAGTCTTTGATATTGTGGGCTATCTGAAGGATATTGGGGAGGAATTAAATTTTGATCTAAAGAAAAAACAAATACAGTTATCATTAAAGCTCCCAGAGGAGAATATAATGATCAATGCAGATGGAAATAACTTGAGAAGAGTCATTACAAATGTCGTTGATAATTGTATTAAATATGCAGATCGCACACCAATTGAAATTCATTTAACCCTAAAGAATCGGAAGGAAGATGTACTGGTAGAGATCCAAGATAATGGAAGGGGAATTTCCAAGGAAGCATTGCCCCATATATTTGATGATTTTTATCGAGCGGACCCTTCAAGAAATGCCAATACTGTAGGGAGTGGATTAGGTCTGGCCATTTTCAAGAAAATAATTGAAGAGCATGATGGAACGGTTTGGATTGAAAGTGAAGTCAACCAAGGGACTCGCGTATACTTTACCCTCCCCAAATATGCTAGAGAGGAGCAGACAGATGAAAAAGATATTGATTCTAGAAGATGACATTAGTATTGCTGAACTACAACGAGATTATTTAGAAATTAATCAATTTGATGTGGATATTGAAGCAAGAGGAGATGAAGGATTACAAAGAGCCTTAAATCATGACTACGATTTGATTATATTAGATATTATGTTACCCGGTAAGGATGGTTTTGAGATCTGCAAGGAAATTAGACTCACTAAGAATACGCCTATATTGCTGGTTTCTGCGAAAAAAGAAGATATCGATAAAGTTAGAGGGCTTGGTTTAGGGGCTGATGACTATATGACAAAGCCATTTAGTCCTAATGAACTGGTGGCTAGGGTAAGGGCGCATATTGCTCGCTTTGAAAGACTGACTTCAAATGAAGACATTCATAAAGGACTGATTCAGGTAGGTGAAATATCCATTGAACAATTATCACGGAGCGTTTTTGTCAATCAAAAAGAAACAAACTTAACCACTAAGGAATTTGATTTATTATATTTGCTTGCACAGAACCCACAGCGGGTATTTAGAAAAGAAGAACTCTTTGAAACCATTTGGGGATGGGATTCATTTGGTGATATTTCTACTGTGACAGTGCACATTCGAAGAATTAGAGAAAAAATAGAAAGAGATCCCTCCAATCCTAAATACATTGAAACCATTTGGGGCGTTGGGTATAAATTTAGGGCTTAGTATGGCGACGTTATTGGATCCTTGACTTATGAATTAAGTCTCATTTTATTAGGGAGGAACATGATATGAATATTGCTTTTTTTCTGACACCAAAAAGGGAGACCATTTATTTAACTGAAGATGCCACCATGAGGCAAGCATTAGAAAAAATGGAACACCATCGATACTCAGCAGTTCCAATTGTAGATCAAGCAGGAAGATATATAGAAACCATGACCGAAGGAGATTTGCTTTGGAAGCTAAAAAATACGAAAGACTTAACCCTGAAGGATACAAATAAAGTGAAAATAAAGGAAGTTTCAAAATATATGGATGTGAAACCAGTTTTGATTAATGCTAAGGTAGAAGACTTGGTACATTTAATCATCAATCAAAATTTTGTGCCGGTTGTAGATGATAATGGTGTGTTTATTGGCATTGTAAAAAGAAGCACAATCATCACTTATTTTTCTGATTTGATTGTTGGTAACTTTGATGATAAAATTGCTATGAAGCATTTAGCTTATGGGTAGTCACTAGACCATAGGGTGAATACCGTTGATAGCATCGGATTAGCATGTTATCTTTACATTCGTTTAAGGCGTTATTATTTGGGAAAAAGGAGGGACAATTGATGGATTTCATGATGAGTATGGTAAGAATTATGGTTATATTTTATATGGTCAGAATGATATTTAGTGCATTTTCAAGAAGAAAGAATGGTAGGGCTGAAGTAGAAAAAGAAAAGGATGCAGCTCATATTAATCGTGTCACAGAGGAACAGCAAGAAAAGACCGCCATTGAGACGGTATATGATAAAGTATGTGATGTGTATCTGCCTAAAGACAAGGCATATCAAGTGGTAGAACAAGAGGGGACACAGTATTTTTGTAGCTGGGATTGTCGACAACAGTATATTCATCAGAAAAATTAAAAAGATAAGATAAGACATAAAAAAAACTCTTAAGGGAGAATACATTCCCTTAAGAGGTTTTTTATGCTTTAAATTAAGAAACAGTTAATACTTTGTTTAATAGGAGTTTAGAATTATCCATTATAATTAAATTGTAACAAGATAAAAATAAGTAAAAGATCTGTGGGGAAATTGAACGAGGAGAATAGAGCTAGCCAATTAAATAATAGGTATTGGCTAAACACAAAAATAGTTTGGGGGAGTATAAGATGATAGAGTCAGCTAAGGTAAATCAGGAAGGATTAATTGAAAAGTTAAAAAGCAAAATGAATATTAGAGTTAAATTAATGGCAACGATTGTTGTACTAATTTCCATTGTACTTGTGATATGGACAGTTTTTACCGTAGGCTTTCAAGCCTATTTAATGCAGTATTTTAGTATCGGGATGTTCAACTTTGTTGCAGCTTTAACGAGTATTGCTTTCGGGGCATTGGGTTCTCGTTATATTGTACATAAATTTCTAAAAAAACCATTAGATGAACTCAATGAATTTGCAAATCGATTAACCAATAATGATTTTACAGCCCGAGTTGAACTGCAGTCCAATGATGAATTTCAATCCTTGGCGGAGTCTCTTAATTATGCGATTGATCATAGTAGACTTATTTTAAAGGATTCGGCTGAATATTCAAAGGAGTTAAACGCATCTGGAGAAAAACTATCTAGCATGTCCAATAAAATAGCAGATCAAATTAGAAGTGCTAATAGTAGAGTGCAAAATATCGTAAAGGGAATGGAAGAAAACAATGCCTCTATTGAAGAAGTGACCGCATCAACACACGAAGTTGTAGAAAAAACACGGGTATTTGTTAGAAAAGCCCAGGCGGGGCATCAATTTACCAAAGAAATCTCACAAAGAGCTAATCAATTAAGTAATAATGCTGAGGAGTCAGCAGAAATCACTAAAAAAATGTATGAGGAAAAACAAAGAGACATTGGTCATGCTCTTGAAAAAGGACAGGTGATTTTAGAAATTAATAAAATGTCTAGCGATGTTTCATCTATTGCACAACAGATAAACCTATTGGCACTCAATGCAACCATTGAAGCGGCTCGGGCAGGAGAGCATGGCCGTGGATTTGCAGTGGTAGCTGAAGAGATTCGAAAGCTAGCAGAACAGTCTCAAAACACTGCAGCAGGAATACAAGGGGTAACAGCAGATGTGGAATCATCTTTTCGTTCTATTTCACAGAGTACTGAAGATGCCATGGGTTTTATACTTGAAAAAATCTCTGAAGATTATGAGTTACTTAAACAAACAAGTAAACAGTATACTGAAGATGCCAACATGATGAATCAATTGGTGCAAGATTTTTCAAACAATAGTGAAGATACTTTGGTAGCCTTTGAAAATATTAATCAAGCCGTTGAAGCAGTTGCCACTACCGTAGAAGATGGATTCTTAAGCTCACATGAAATCTCTCAAGATATTGCTCAAGTTAGTGTAGCTACAGATGAAGTGACAATGATTGCCAGTAGTCAAAGAGAGCTGGGGGAATCGTTAAAAAAGATGACAGAGAAGTTTAAAGTATAAAACTGACGAGGAGTGAGCTAAAGGATGTTTTTTGATCCAAGGATGATGACAGTAATTAGAAATAGAAGATAGAAAATAAAAAAGAGAAAAGAGAAAAGAGAAAAGAGAAAAGAGAAAATGGAACAATCCCCTAGTAGTGAAAGGGGATTGTTCCATTTTATATGAAAATTTTAAAGAAAAGCAGCAGGAATGTCCGCCATAGTCCTGGCTATTGGTAGAATTCCTTGGAAGAGAGACATAAGTACTGACTTATATTACATAAGGTTAAGTATAGGGAGAAAACCAGATTTAGCCACTTATACTTTAACTTTTGAGCCAATTACTTAGTTTGTTTTATTCAAAAAGATTAGGGATGATCACCATGAAGTAGGACGTTGTATGTTACATGTGATTATATGTTTACACGTATAAACGCATGTAAGATGTAATCCATGAGATAAGGAGATGAAAAGGGTGATGGCAGTAGAAAAAACAAAGAAATTATCGGAATATTCTAACGCTTTCCAAGGGTTTGTAAGCAGTGCCGAGGTAGTTGAACTGACTAAAACACTAATCAGCATAGAAGGACATAAGGAGGTAGAGACCCAGGAGCTTGAGATTGCACTATGGATCCACCAATATTTTGAAGAACGAGGAATTGAAAGCTTTATGGAAATGGTGGAGACCAACCGACCCAATGTGTATGCATGCATCAATGGAGATGAGGATGAAGTGGCATTGATGCTAAGTGGTCATACGGATACAATTCCTGGATTTCAGATGAACTATGAGCCATTTGAACCATTTGTTAAGGATGGAAAGCTATATGGACGGGGTTCTGTAGATATGAAGGGTGGTATTGCAGCGATGATGGTTGCCCTCTTAGCCATAAAAAGGGGAAAAATACCTTTGAAAAAATCTGTGGTTTTTGCAGGGGTGATTGATGAGGAACAGGCGTCCAAAGGAACAGAGGACATTATCAAATCAGGGAACATGAAACCAGCTTTAGTTGTCATAGGGGAACCCACTCAATTAAATGTTGCCATTGCCCATAAAGGAATGGAGTGGATTGAGGTAACTTTTAAAGGTAAGGCAGGTCATGGGAGTCGTCCCTATGAAGGAATTAATGCTCTTTACACAGCAACATGTTTTATAGAGATGATCAGAAAGGAATTAGCACCAAAAATCGAAAAAAAGACCTATGCACTTTTGAGAAATGGAACGATTAATGTAGGTGTCATTGCCGGTGGAGATGATCCAAATATCATCCCAGATAAATGTGTTGTTAAAATAGATCGTAGGTGGTTGCCAAGTGAGACACTAGAAGGAATTTATGAGGAATTGAAGGAACTAGCAGAAAGAGCGGTAAGTGAAGTTGGAGGAAGTTTTTCTATGAGGAGCATGGAAGAAGAAACAGCTTCTTTAAAGAATACTCCCCATGCTATTGATGAAGCACATCCCTTGGTAATCGAAGCATTAAAGGTAGTAGAGGAAGTGACAGGCAAAAAAACCAAGGCGACTGATTTTCCAGGATGGAGTGACGCAGCACTTCTAAGTAGACACTTAGGGACAGAGGGCATTGTTTTAGGGCCGGGAAATATTCAACAGGCCCATGCAAATGATGAATTCTGTAGTATCGCTGAGATTTATCAGGCTGCAGAAATATATTACCGATTAATCATAAAGTTTTGTTGTGAATAAAAAATATAAAAAGGGGTGTTATCAATGAAAAAATTCACGATACCGCATACCTATGTATTGTTATTTTTTGTGATTGTAGTTGCAGTGGTCATGACCTATATTGTACCGGCTGGACAGTTTGATAGGGCGGAGGACCCCGATACGGGACGTATTTTTGTTGTTACAGATAGCTTTGAATATGTAGAGCAATCACCAGTATCTCCCTTTGGTTTATTTCAAGCGATTCCGAAAGGGATGGTTCAAGCATCCATGATTATTTTCTTTGTTTTAATGATTGGTGGGGCATTTGGAATCATACAATCCACAGGAACCATTGATGCGGGGATTGGGACTGTGGTAAAAACCATGGCGGGTAGGGAGAAACTCATTATCCCCATTGTTATGTTTATCTTCTCACTAGCAGGGGCGATGCTAGGGATCGCCGAGGAGGTACTACCCTTTTATCCAATTATGATTGCCTTAGCCATTGCATTAGGATTTGACTCTATCACGGGAACTGCCATGATCTTATTAGGGGCAGGAGCTGGATTTGCAGGAGCCTTTGCCAATCCCTTTACAGTGGGAATTGCCCAGGGGATTTCTGGACTTCCTTTATTCTCGGGTTTGGCCTTTAGAATTGTGGCCTATGTACTGATATTAGGGTCATCTATTATTTATGTTTACCGATATGCCACAAAGATTCAAGGAAATCCAGAGCTCAGCGCCACCCGAGAGGAAGACCAAAACAGAAGCTATCAGCTGGATTTAAATGATTTGCAAGAGATGACAGGAAAGCATAAGGCAGTAATGGCCGTTCTTGGTGTTGGAATGATCCTATTGGCATTGGGCGTGGGATTGTGGGGATTCTATATTAATGAGTTGACAGCATTATTCTTAGTGATGGGAATCACGGCGGGACTTGTTGGGGGACTCAGCATGAATGGAATCGCAGAAGAGTTTATTAAGGGAGCCCAAGATTTAGTCTATGGGGCATTGATTATTGGATTAGCGACTTCCATTATGGTTGTTATGCAAGAAGGAAATATCTTAGATACAGTCATTTATTCCTTGGCTAATCTTGTGCAAGGATTACCTACTGTATTAAGTGCAATTGGTATGTTTTTTGTTCAAACCCTAATTAATATTTTTGTACCTTCAGGAAGTGGGCAGGCAGCGGTATCGATGCCTATCATGGCTCCAATGGCTGATGTTGTGGGGATTACCAGACAAACAGCAGTGTTAGCATTCCAATTCGGAGATGGATTTACCAATGTCATTAGTCCTACATCGGGATACTTCATGGCAGCACTGGCCATCGGTGGAATCAGATGGGAAAAATGGGCGAAATGGATGTTCCCCCTCTTCTTAATTTGGTCAG
Encoded proteins:
- a CDS encoding C40 family peptidase — its product is MITKYDEDKLNSLVENFRYARFRHNGRSLEEGLDCLGFLILVYKEFGIDLPSGDGFDVKSNWYRYDPERYLRGLQSLDGESVPFESLQTLDLVYFAINRGVVTHTGIMINSNEFAHVMLTRGFKISSIHGYWKVKFRGGIRLVT
- a CDS encoding sensor histidine kinase → MTIKWRLRISYIAMLIIPCILMLIGGWLLSEVLDYGGNYELLENHNPLEKTLDISQQMLGVINRQILEDPDQLANQDYIKQLESGVALSNAGMIIRKDDEIIHVPEFLEERKNEITLLPFKGEGIQGESILGNPKEMIQMRLYDFYFSDSSEGSVYLVVNTLPLRAGLLKLRKLFTIFSLLALGLTNGILTILVYRSIITPLKELQYASNEIREGNLDYTIDNHFHDEFGEAIKSFEGMRGKLKESLESQQQYEENRKILISNISHDLKTPITSIKGYIEGIKDGVADTPEKMDKYIGTIYKKAEDMDHLIENLFLLSKLDLQKLPFDFKVFDIVGYLKDIGEELNFDLKKKQIQLSLKLPEENIMINADGNNLRRVITNVVDNCIKYADRTPIEIHLTLKNRKEDVLVEIQDNGRGISKEALPHIFDDFYRADPSRNANTVGSGLGLAIFKKIIEEHDGTVWIESEVNQGTRVYFTLPKYAREEQTDEKDIDSRR
- a CDS encoding M20 family metallopeptidase; the encoded protein is MAVEKTKKLSEYSNAFQGFVSSAEVVELTKTLISIEGHKEVETQELEIALWIHQYFEERGIESFMEMVETNRPNVYACINGDEDEVALMLSGHTDTIPGFQMNYEPFEPFVKDGKLYGRGSVDMKGGIAAMMVALLAIKRGKIPLKKSVVFAGVIDEEQASKGTEDIIKSGNMKPALVVIGEPTQLNVAIAHKGMEWIEVTFKGKAGHGSRPYEGINALYTATCFIEMIRKELAPKIEKKTYALLRNGTINVGVIAGGDDPNIIPDKCVVKIDRRWLPSETLEGIYEELKELAERAVSEVGGSFSMRSMEEETASLKNTPHAIDEAHPLVIEALKVVEEVTGKKTKATDFPGWSDAALLSRHLGTEGIVLGPGNIQQAHANDEFCSIAEIYQAAEIYYRLIIKFCCE
- a CDS encoding response regulator transcription factor: MKKILILEDDISIAELQRDYLEINQFDVDIEARGDEGLQRALNHDYDLIILDIMLPGKDGFEICKEIRLTKNTPILLVSAKKEDIDKVRGLGLGADDYMTKPFSPNELVARVRAHIARFERLTSNEDIHKGLIQVGEISIEQLSRSVFVNQKETNLTTKEFDLLYLLAQNPQRVFRKEELFETIWGWDSFGDISTVTVHIRRIREKIERDPSNPKYIETIWGVGYKFRA
- a CDS encoding CBS domain-containing protein, yielding MNIAFFLTPKRETIYLTEDATMRQALEKMEHHRYSAVPIVDQAGRYIETMTEGDLLWKLKNTKDLTLKDTNKVKIKEVSKYMDVKPVLINAKVEDLVHLIINQNFVPVVDDNGVFIGIVKRSTIITYFSDLIVGNFDDKIAMKHLAYG
- a CDS encoding YfcC family protein — translated: MKKFTIPHTYVLLFFVIVVAVVMTYIVPAGQFDRAEDPDTGRIFVVTDSFEYVEQSPVSPFGLFQAIPKGMVQASMIIFFVLMIGGAFGIIQSTGTIDAGIGTVVKTMAGREKLIIPIVMFIFSLAGAMLGIAEEVLPFYPIMIALAIALGFDSITGTAMILLGAGAGFAGAFANPFTVGIAQGISGLPLFSGLAFRIVAYVLILGSSIIYVYRYATKIQGNPELSATREEDQNRSYQLDLNDLQEMTGKHKAVMAVLGVGMILLALGVGLWGFYINELTALFLVMGITAGLVGGLSMNGIAEEFIKGAQDLVYGALIIGLATSIMVVMQEGNILDTVIYSLANLVQGLPTVLSAIGMFFVQTLINIFVPSGSGQAAVSMPIMAPMADVVGITRQTAVLAFQFGDGFTNVISPTSGYFMAALAIGGIRWEKWAKWMFPLFLIWSAIGIVLISIAVLIDYGPF
- a CDS encoding methyl-accepting chemotaxis protein, producing MIESAKVNQEGLIEKLKSKMNIRVKLMATIVVLISIVLVIWTVFTVGFQAYLMQYFSIGMFNFVAALTSIAFGALGSRYIVHKFLKKPLDELNEFANRLTNNDFTARVELQSNDEFQSLAESLNYAIDHSRLILKDSAEYSKELNASGEKLSSMSNKIADQIRSANSRVQNIVKGMEENNASIEEVTASTHEVVEKTRVFVRKAQAGHQFTKEISQRANQLSNNAEESAEITKKMYEEKQRDIGHALEKGQVILEINKMSSDVSSIAQQINLLALNATIEAARAGEHGRGFAVVAEEIRKLAEQSQNTAAGIQGVTADVESSFRSISQSTEDAMGFILEKISEDYELLKQTSKQYTEDANMMNQLVQDFSNNSEDTLVAFENINQAVEAVATTVEDGFLSSHEISQDIAQVSVATDEVTMIASSQRELGESLKKMTEKFKV